A genomic stretch from Edaphobacter aggregans includes:
- a CDS encoding NINE protein, producing the protein MQYADPIPTANMTDHQRAWFYAEFAHARRDEVIGVLLAIFLGNFGIHQFYIRRNGLGILYLCFFWTGISAILGFIDAFFMPGRVRRYNAEQAAYIAAQILNTPMQAAPPPATLTCRACGAIIEPNATFCPHCGATTAADQLLSPPAV; encoded by the coding sequence ATGCAGTACGCCGACCCTATTCCAACCGCCAACATGACCGACCATCAGCGTGCCTGGTTCTACGCCGAGTTCGCGCACGCCCGCCGCGACGAGGTCATTGGTGTCCTGCTCGCTATCTTTCTCGGCAACTTCGGCATCCACCAGTTTTACATCCGCCGCAATGGCCTGGGCATACTCTATCTTTGCTTCTTCTGGACGGGCATCTCCGCCATCCTCGGCTTTATCGACGCCTTCTTCATGCCGGGCCGAGTCCGTCGCTACAACGCCGAACAAGCCGCCTATATCGCCGCCCAAATCCTCAACACTCCCATGCAGGCCGCACCGCCACCCGCAACTCTGACCTGCCGTGCATGCGGCGCCATCATCGAGCCGAACGCAACTTTCTGTCCTCATTGCGGAGCAACCACAGCAGCAGATCAGCTCCTCAGCCCACCTGCCGTGTAG
- a CDS encoding TIM-barrel domain-containing protein, whose product MQVMGLLSAVLLASCAGRTLAQDVSPASGAAQAAPAGRAAEAPIDGLVRKDPYTVALTLPGKHMARGVDAGPELLLNDFEFEGQPVMTDKLHFKQLAPGVVEITSVAYSVGDWRFRVRDAGNYYGLGERFDTLNHSHTIVMNSSQDNAGSKGSTTYQPIPFFMSTTGYGLWLDTTSEASFDMNATSGSDVIVDVPAQKLRLVLFTGPEFPKILERFTAQAGRAILPPYWAFAPWMGRDYHQNQAQVLEDVDKTRALGLPASVILIDSPWTTSYNSYKFNPKQFDDAAAMVKHLHGEGYKLVLWHTSWINSQSATPYEKGFEGKMEPHAENYDEAAGNGFFVKTPDGKPYVGRWWKGTGSMIDFTNPSAKRWWQDQVRQVIAVGADGFKDDDAEGSFQGEVKFADGTDKRLMRNRYAVLYNNAMEELIQKDLKGNGVLFARSVTTDGHAGANGIGFLWGGDNESSFSPENGLPTAVTAGLNAGMSGLPLWTADLGGYLKVGETQDPLVQMRWTEYSAFSPTMEILSQTNQQPWNWDEKTGGTKALDVYRKYVTLHMSLFPYRYAAAQEAAKTGMPIMRALVLTNQNDDRARMAKDEYMFGPDFLVAPVLDENPLRIVYLPEGDWVDYWTGARIAGGRSLPVDAPVDVLPLYVRAGAVIPKIPEDVMTLVPQSESGNSKVKSLDDRRVYELIGGAGAADANVTDFEGRKLSRGVNSLKISGDSAAHVILRWRFGKVNNVSVDGSQVKVQNGPDGDFVEFDHLKESAVAWQ is encoded by the coding sequence ATGCAGGTGATGGGATTGCTGTCTGCGGTGTTGCTGGCGAGCTGTGCGGGTAGGACTTTGGCGCAGGATGTTTCTCCGGCAAGTGGCGCGGCGCAGGCTGCTCCGGCGGGCCGGGCCGCGGAGGCTCCGATTGATGGGCTGGTGCGTAAGGATCCATATACCGTCGCGTTGACACTGCCGGGTAAGCATATGGCGCGTGGCGTCGACGCCGGGCCTGAGCTTTTGTTGAACGACTTTGAGTTTGAAGGTCAGCCGGTGATGACCGACAAGCTGCACTTCAAGCAGCTCGCGCCGGGGGTGGTCGAGATCACGAGCGTCGCGTATTCAGTTGGAGACTGGCGGTTCCGCGTGCGCGATGCGGGGAACTACTACGGGCTGGGTGAGCGCTTTGACACCCTGAACCATTCGCACACCATCGTGATGAATTCCTCACAGGACAACGCCGGATCGAAGGGATCGACGACTTATCAGCCGATTCCGTTCTTCATGAGTACGACGGGCTATGGGCTTTGGCTGGATACGACGTCCGAGGCCAGCTTCGATATGAATGCTACCAGCGGGTCGGACGTGATCGTCGATGTGCCCGCCCAGAAGCTGCGGCTGGTGCTGTTTACGGGGCCGGAGTTTCCGAAGATTCTTGAACGCTTTACTGCGCAGGCGGGACGGGCGATTCTACCGCCATACTGGGCTTTTGCGCCGTGGATGGGCCGCGACTACCACCAGAATCAGGCTCAGGTGTTGGAGGATGTCGATAAGACGCGAGCGCTGGGCCTGCCGGCGAGTGTGATCCTGATCGACTCGCCATGGACAACGTCCTATAACAGTTACAAATTCAATCCGAAGCAGTTTGACGACGCGGCGGCGATGGTGAAACATCTGCACGGCGAAGGCTACAAGCTTGTGCTGTGGCATACGTCATGGATCAACTCGCAGTCGGCCACGCCGTATGAGAAGGGCTTCGAAGGCAAGATGGAGCCGCATGCGGAGAACTACGATGAGGCGGCTGGTAACGGATTTTTCGTAAAGACTCCCGATGGCAAGCCGTACGTGGGACGATGGTGGAAGGGAACGGGGTCGATGATCGACTTCACGAATCCTTCGGCGAAGCGGTGGTGGCAGGATCAGGTGCGGCAGGTTATTGCTGTGGGAGCCGACGGCTTCAAGGACGATGATGCCGAGGGGAGCTTTCAGGGCGAAGTGAAGTTCGCTGATGGGACCGACAAGCGGTTAATGCGAAATCGCTATGCCGTGCTCTACAACAACGCGATGGAAGAGCTGATTCAGAAGGATTTGAAGGGAAACGGCGTGTTGTTCGCCCGCAGCGTTACAACGGACGGACACGCTGGCGCGAACGGTATCGGCTTCCTGTGGGGCGGTGACAACGAATCGAGCTTTAGCCCGGAGAATGGATTGCCGACGGCTGTAACCGCGGGGTTGAACGCGGGCATGAGTGGGCTGCCGCTTTGGACGGCTGATCTGGGTGGATATTTGAAGGTGGGCGAGACGCAGGACCCGCTGGTGCAGATGCGGTGGACGGAGTACTCGGCGTTTTCGCCGACGATGGAGATTCTGTCGCAGACGAATCAGCAGCCGTGGAACTGGGACGAGAAGACCGGCGGGACGAAGGCGCTTGATGTGTATCGCAAGTATGTGACGCTGCACATGAGCCTGTTTCCGTACCGCTATGCCGCGGCGCAGGAGGCGGCGAAGACGGGCATGCCCATCATGCGGGCTTTGGTGCTGACGAATCAGAACGACGATCGCGCGCGCATGGCGAAGGATGAGTACATGTTCGGGCCGGATTTTCTTGTCGCCCCGGTTCTCGACGAAAATCCACTCCGCATTGTTTATCTGCCTGAGGGCGACTGGGTGGACTATTGGACGGGTGCACGGATCGCCGGAGGGAGATCGTTGCCAGTCGATGCGCCAGTCGATGTGCTGCCGTTGTATGTTCGCGCCGGAGCGGTCATTCCGAAGATTCCTGAAGACGTGATGACATTGGTTCCGCAGAGCGAGAGCGGGAACAGCAAAGTAAAGTCGCTGGACGATCGCCGCGTGTATGAGCTGATTGGTGGCGCTGGCGCTGCGGATGCGAACGTGACGGATTTCGAGGGACGCAAGCTTTCGCGGGGAGTGAACTCGCTGAAGATCAGCGGGGATTCTGCGGCGCACGTCATTCTGCGTTGGCGGTTCGGCAAGGTGAATAACGTGAGTGTGGATGGTTCACAGGTGAAGGTGCAGAATGGGCCGGATGGGGATTTTGTTGAGTTCGACCATCTGAAGGAGAGCGCTGTCGCGTGGCAGTGA